From the Palaemon carinicauda isolate YSFRI2023 chromosome 4, ASM3689809v2, whole genome shotgun sequence genome, the window ATAAGCTGAAGCTGGAACAGCTAGATGTTCAATCGCTTGGTGTTCATTCTAATCGACTTTATAGACACTAAATTCTTGGGGAAATCCCTTAGCGTGTtttatgaatatcaaaattttagccttctggctagtatagtggtaacgcgttcgcccaGCATTCGAAtgacagcaaatcgatcccagcccagcaacgtgagtttaagctgttgacTGGGGaggccttgcccggctgacgttctggtgagtatctattctgatgatattggaactgaaaccagacacttttaacttTACCTTTAAAAACTACTTCAGTAGCCTTGATACCATAGGAATCCATATCTAGATCATACAACTTGGACAATTACAAATACTTCTAACCACGACGTCAACTTTAGGCAGCTAATTTGGTGTCCGTCGTGagaaatggccgccatattggattttcaATTGGCCACATTTGATTAGTAGGACTTGGAGAACACGTGTCCCAAATACGAAGCTTGTATTATCATTTGCATGACTTTTCTGTTATCTACAATATTATAAGAACAGCGCACGCATGCCCAAAAGGAAAACCATTTTCAGCTGTAAATGTAAGTAGTTCAAGTCAAGACTTCAGAATTTCCTGCTATTTCCAAAAGACCCTTGAAATCTTGGTCAAGTAAAAGCGCACTTTCTTTCTTTCATGTCGGAATTATGAAAGCTGACTTGACACTTGGGGAAACGAATGACATCAATATGGCTTTTGTTAGCAGAGGATAGAACGAGGTTTCCTATACTATTAAGCAATCATATTTCGCAAATGTATTTCTATGATATCTGTTATGAGACTTTTCGTATTATTGACGGTGTGAGAAAGATTAGAGCTGTTTATCATTGGTAATATTTTGCTTATATACTGTAGAACAACCAAATAGTGTTCATATgtgatgatttctctctctctctctctctctctctctctctctctctctctctctctctctctctctctctctctctctctatctatctatatatatatatatatatatatatatatatatatatatatatatatatatatatatatatatatatatatatatatatatatatatatacagcatatatgcagAAGGGATACTTCAGCtattatattttcatcaatataattcataataatggttctttaaatattaatattaataataataataataataataataataataataataaaaatgattctaacgataacaacaacaattataaatcTCAATGCATATCGAACATAGTTTAGAATATCAACCTCTTTTCAGAAATAAGATTAAAATTCTCCATTACCTACAAGCAAAAATATAACCGGAGCTTATTCGAATTAGGGTATTCCTCTCACGCATAATTAATACGTCAAAAGCACCACATGACCAACAAGCAATCACAAGCAATCGACAATACCACGAGACCATCAACCTGCAAGCAAGAGCGGCTCGAAACACGATTCTATTAACGGAGTTGTCGGCCAAATTAATTTGCAATGGCTTGTGGAGGCAAACAATGTCAAGAAAGATGTATATGACCCGATATTACAGGAGTTTCTCATAACCAAGCCCAATGTTTCCACGAAATATCACAGGAATTCTTGGATAGAGCTTCATTTTATACTGAGATAAACGTATTGCTTTTTCTGGTTAGTGGAAATAAGGGCTTAGCTTCTTACAAGATAAGTGAAAATGGGGACTTAGCTTCCAACAAAGTAACTGAAAATGAGGGCTTAGCTTCCGATAAAATAAGTGAAAATGAGGACTTAGCTTCTAACAAAGTAAATGAAAATGAGGACTTAGCTTCTAACAAAGTAACTGAAAATGGGGACTTGGCTTCTAACAAAATGTGAAAATAAGGACTTGGCTTCTAAATGAGTGAAAATGAGGACTTAGCTTCTAACAAAGTAAGTGAAAATGAGGACTTGGCTTCTAACAAAATAAGTGAAAATGGGGACTTAGCTTCCAACAAAGTAACTGAAAATGAGGGCTTAGCTTCCGATAAAATAAGTGAAAATGAGGACTTAGCTTCTAACAAAATAAGTGAAAATGGGGACTTAGCTTCTAACAAAGTAAGTGAAAATGAGGACTTAGCTTCTAACAAAGTAAGTGAAAATGAGGACTTAGCTTCTAACAAAATAAGTGAAAATGGGGACTTAGCTTCCAACAAAGTAACTGAAAATGAGGGCTTAGCTTCCGATAAAATAAGTGAAAATGAGGACTTAGCTTCTAACAAAGTAAATGAAAATGAGGACTTAGCTTCTAACAAAGTAAGTGAAAATGGGGACTTGGCTTCTAACAAAATGTGAAAATAAGGACTTGGCTTCTAAATGAGTGAAAATGAGGACTTAGCTTCTAACAAAGTAAGTGAAAATGAGGACTTAGCTTCTAACAAAATAAGTGAAAATGGGGACTTAGCTTCCAACAAAGTAACTGAAAATGAGGGCTTAGCTTCCGATAAAATAAGTGAAAATGAGGACTTAGCTTCTAACAAAGTAAATGAAAATGAGGACTTAGCTTCTAACAAAGTAAGTGAAAATGGGGACTTGGCTTCTAACAAAATGTGAAAATAAGGACTTGGCTTCTAAATGAGTGAAAATGAGGACTTAGCTTCTAACAAAGTAAGTGAAAATGAGGACTTAGCTTCTAACAAAATAAGTGAAAATGGGGACTTAGCTTCCAACAAAGTAACTGAAAATGAGGGCTTAGCT encodes:
- the LOC137639403 gene encoding GRIP and coiled-coil domain-containing protein-like, with the translated sequence MSENEDLASNKVSENEDLASNKISENGDLASNKVTENEGLASDKISENEDLASNKISENGDLASNKVSENEDLASNKVSENEDLASNKISENGDLASNKVTENEGLASDKISENEDLASNKVNENEDLASNKVSENGDLASNKM